The Sediminispirochaeta smaragdinae DSM 11293 genome has a segment encoding these proteins:
- a CDS encoding transglycosylase domain-containing protein, translating to MSVHKIRRRPGRLRMLLVLPPIGGLLFFLLLFFVLRFTPYPELDHFRAREWSREYLDRYGTLLYVRPLANGMRRIFRDLDEMPDSLVSTFLDAEDRRFYLHPGIDPLAVLRSAVLNLHEGRIVSGASTITMQLARIIETESGGGWSGFEGKLRETWNSFRLESRLSKGELLELWINAIPFGFRCEGVPAAGMTFFNRPVEELSPAQFALLSVIPRSPSLYDPVEHPETAARAAAKEAGIKNRFSYRELLLAAGEARRGVWTNQAPHFINYFNSLPSERSESLRVRTSIDAELNMRLRERIDQTLDKHSRNRLGNGAGLIVRNDTGEIISWVGSREFWDDEHLGQIDGVLVCNQPGSTLKPFLYTLAIRSGFLPNSILPDIPLELGGAAVYQPFNFDRRFHGPVRLRVALASSLNVPAVYLIERLGVDAFAQFLVDLGFSSIKEQRGSLGTGLALGNAEISLFELVRAYTLFSRTDGPVPLRPRPVELGSVESAEINLSSSRDRYAVAVVRDILGDNRSRVLGFGSDSVMNLPFPSLFKTGTANQFQNIWAIGAIPEYTVGVWIGNFTGETVIGKTGSSIPASIVAELLDVLHTPDSGYPPIPGAVRVKICAVSGMAASADDPSTLYEYLPPDRLPDPCTWHHRDESGKIHVSYPDVFRVWAQTKLSSAFVEAGEGEAGGEIVFPPDGSRFFADPSLSQEAQAVRIEGRGLGSPPYALTLYRHGMVVLQRSSNLPLFLLPFPEKGEYRIVVTGSGGCSAESGFEVR from the coding sequence ATGAGCGTTCATAAGATCCGAAGGCGGCCCGGCCGCCTTCGAATGCTTCTTGTACTGCCTCCCATAGGTGGATTACTCTTTTTTCTCCTTCTTTTTTTTGTTTTGCGGTTCACGCCCTATCCGGAGCTGGACCATTTTCGTGCGCGGGAATGGAGCCGGGAGTATCTTGATCGCTATGGGACTCTACTGTACGTCCGGCCCCTGGCCAATGGTATGCGGAGAATTTTCCGCGATCTGGATGAGATGCCTGATTCTCTCGTATCGACCTTCCTCGACGCAGAAGATCGCCGCTTTTACCTCCATCCCGGTATCGATCCCCTTGCCGTGCTCAGAAGTGCCGTGCTTAACCTCCATGAGGGGCGAATTGTTTCGGGGGCTTCCACCATAACGATGCAGCTGGCCAGGATTATTGAAACAGAGAGCGGAGGCGGCTGGAGCGGCTTCGAAGGTAAGCTTAGGGAGACGTGGAATAGTTTCAGACTCGAAAGTCGGCTCTCGAAAGGGGAGCTTCTCGAGCTCTGGATCAATGCCATCCCCTTCGGCTTCCGTTGTGAAGGGGTACCTGCCGCCGGCATGACCTTTTTCAACCGACCCGTGGAAGAGCTTTCCCCTGCGCAGTTTGCCCTTCTGTCAGTTATTCCCAGAAGCCCCTCCCTCTATGATCCTGTGGAACACCCCGAGACAGCCGCCCGTGCCGCGGCCAAGGAGGCCGGCATAAAAAACCGCTTTTCCTACCGCGAACTCCTGCTCGCGGCCGGGGAAGCCCGACGCGGGGTTTGGACGAATCAGGCCCCGCACTTCATCAACTATTTCAATAGCCTTCCTTCCGAGCGAAGCGAAAGCCTTCGGGTGAGAACCTCCATCGATGCTGAGCTCAATATGCGGCTGAGGGAACGTATTGACCAGACCCTTGATAAGCATAGCCGCAACCGGCTTGGGAATGGGGCAGGGCTGATTGTTCGTAACGACACTGGCGAGATCATTTCTTGGGTCGGCAGCAGGGAATTCTGGGATGATGAGCACCTGGGGCAGATCGACGGGGTCCTTGTGTGTAATCAGCCTGGCTCTACCCTCAAACCCTTTCTCTATACCCTTGCCATTCGGTCGGGTTTTCTTCCCAACTCGATCCTTCCCGATATTCCCTTGGAACTTGGGGGGGCGGCGGTCTATCAGCCCTTCAATTTCGATCGCAGGTTCCACGGCCCTGTGCGGCTTCGGGTGGCCCTTGCCTCGAGCCTCAATGTCCCGGCGGTCTATCTGATAGAACGGCTCGGGGTCGATGCCTTTGCCCAATTTTTGGTGGATCTTGGTTTCTCCTCTATTAAAGAGCAGCGTGGAAGTCTCGGTACCGGCCTTGCTCTGGGAAACGCCGAGATATCACTTTTCGAACTGGTCCGCGCGTATACCCTGTTCAGTCGAACAGACGGCCCTGTTCCCTTGCGTCCCCGGCCGGTGGAACTAGGATCTGTGGAATCTGCGGAAATCAACCTTTCATCATCCCGTGATCGCTATGCTGTGGCCGTTGTCAGGGATATCCTTGGGGACAACCGGAGCAGGGTACTCGGCTTCGGCAGCGATTCGGTTATGAATCTTCCCTTTCCCTCCCTTTTTAAAACAGGGACGGCAAACCAGTTTCAGAATATCTGGGCGATAGGGGCGATTCCCGAGTATACCGTTGGGGTATGGATCGGAAATTTTACCGGAGAAACAGTTATCGGGAAGACCGGAAGCAGTATTCCGGCATCCATCGTTGCGGAACTCCTTGATGTGCTGCACACGCCGGATAGCGGCTATCCGCCCATTCCCGGTGCCGTGCGGGTGAAGATTTGTGCCGTCTCCGGTATGGCGGCAAGCGCCGATGACCCTTCGACACTCTACGAATATCTTCCGCCCGACCGATTACCTGATCCCTGCACCTGGCACCATCGTGACGAGAGTGGAAAGATCCACGTCTCTTATCCCGATGTTTTCAGGGTATGGGCGCAGACAAAACTCTCCAGCGCTTTTGTAGAGGCAGGTGAAGGGGAAGCTGGAGGAGAGATTGTCTTTCCACCCGACGGTTCACGCTTTTTCGCCGACCCCTCACTTTCTCAAGAGGCCCAAGCCGTCAGGATAGAGGGGAGGGGCCTGGGCTCTCCTCCTTATGCATTGACCCTCTACCGCCACGGCATGGTGGTCTTGCAACGCTCCTCAAACCTGCCGCTTTTTCTGCTTCCCTTTCCTGAAAAGGGGGAGTATCGTATCGTGGTTACGGGCTCCGGTGGCTGCAGCGCCGAGAGCGGTTTCGAGGTGAGGTGA
- a CDS encoding DNA-methyltransferase — protein MAAEELQRIDGNQELHRKILPYCRVKPGEVWEDPEGRHRVAVIDATDAHAVENLFAGERAVLMVQDPPYNVEVGGMQSDALSRLEITSYIDFSRRWIEAALPALAKDAYFYIWIGADQKRSFQPLPEVMMLMRGFPELAAKSFITLRNQRGYGTLSNWMSVRQELLCYVKGKPGFTVQYTNQPKKVAGYYKKVGGVRKENLARGRSHTLRAGNVWTDIQQVFYRMEENVPGAYAQKPLAALRRIISSGSRSGEVVADFFAHSGTTLLAAEILERRCFTCDIDPVFAELTIRRLERFRQKGKTGWQWKSPFPEIM, from the coding sequence ATGGCGGCCGAGGAGCTTCAGCGCATAGACGGCAATCAGGAACTGCACCGCAAGATTCTTCCCTACTGCAGGGTAAAGCCTGGAGAGGTGTGGGAAGATCCAGAAGGCAGGCACAGGGTTGCCGTCATCGACGCCACCGACGCCCATGCCGTAGAAAACCTTTTCGCGGGGGAACGGGCCGTACTCATGGTTCAGGATCCCCCCTACAATGTCGAGGTCGGGGGAATGCAGAGTGATGCCCTCTCCCGCCTCGAGATCACCAGCTACATCGATTTTTCCCGCCGCTGGATCGAGGCCGCCCTTCCCGCTCTTGCAAAGGATGCCTATTTCTACATCTGGATCGGGGCCGATCAGAAACGCTCTTTCCAGCCCCTTCCCGAAGTGATGATGCTCATGAGAGGGTTTCCCGAGCTTGCGGCAAAGAGTTTCATCACCCTGAGAAACCAGCGGGGATACGGTACCCTCTCGAACTGGATGAGCGTCAGGCAGGAGCTGCTCTGTTACGTCAAGGGTAAGCCCGGCTTTACGGTGCAGTACACAAATCAGCCCAAGAAGGTTGCCGGCTATTATAAAAAGGTAGGGGGCGTGCGGAAAGAAAATCTTGCACGCGGCAGGTCACATACCCTGAGAGCCGGAAATGTCTGGACCGACATTCAACAGGTTTTCTATCGTATGGAAGAAAACGTTCCGGGTGCTTATGCCCAGAAGCCTCTGGCAGCCCTCCGAAGGATCATCTCATCGGGAAGCCGGAGCGGCGAGGTGGTGGCCGACTTTTTCGCCCATTCCGGTACAACCCTTCTTGCCGCCGAAATCCTGGAAAGGCGCTGCTTCACCTGCGACATCGATCCCGTTTTCGCCGAGCTGACTATCAGAAGACTGGAACGCTTTCGGCAAAAGGGTAAGACGGGCTGGCAGTGGAAAAGCCCCTTTCCCGAGATCATGTAA
- the lysA gene encoding diaminopimelate decarboxylase → MSEKRFPFSKEVIERLADTLPTPFHLYDEAAILENARYIKKAFAWAPGFKNYFAVKACPNPTILDLLHKEGFGTDCSSLPELILSEKSGIAGEEVMFTSNDTPAEEFKEAKRLGAIINLDDISHIDFLEKAAGIPELICFRYNPGDARSGNVIIGEPKEAKYGITRDQILDAYRMAKEKGAKRFGLHTMVASNELNPEYFIETGRMLFELAVKIKEELGIKLEFVNLGGGIGIPYRLDQEPVDLVRVSEGIKGWYDKMIVPAGLDPLKIVMECGRVVTGPYGYLITRVRHIAKKYKTYVGLDASMANLMRPAIYGAYHHITVLGKENEPPAMVCDVTGSLCENNDKFAIDRNLPEIEVGDLIAIHDAGAHGYAMGFNYNGKLRSAEVLIKDPETVELIRRAETMDDLFATLRFPGAPVKM, encoded by the coding sequence ATGAGCGAAAAACGCTTTCCCTTTTCCAAAGAAGTGATAGAACGGCTTGCCGATACCCTGCCGACCCCTTTCCATCTTTACGATGAGGCGGCAATACTCGAAAATGCCCGCTACATAAAAAAGGCCTTTGCCTGGGCACCCGGTTTCAAAAACTATTTCGCCGTTAAGGCATGTCCCAATCCGACGATCCTCGACCTGCTCCATAAGGAAGGCTTCGGCACCGATTGCAGCAGCCTGCCCGAGCTCATTTTGAGTGAAAAAAGCGGCATCGCAGGCGAAGAGGTGATGTTTACCAGTAACGATACCCCAGCCGAGGAGTTTAAAGAGGCAAAACGGCTGGGAGCAATCATCAACCTCGACGATATCTCCCATATCGATTTTCTCGAAAAGGCGGCGGGGATACCTGAGCTGATCTGCTTTCGCTACAATCCCGGCGACGCACGGAGCGGCAACGTAATTATCGGTGAGCCCAAAGAAGCAAAATACGGTATTACCCGCGACCAGATTCTGGACGCTTATCGCATGGCAAAGGAGAAAGGGGCCAAGCGTTTTGGACTGCACACCATGGTGGCCAGTAATGAGCTTAATCCCGAATACTTCATCGAGACGGGAAGGATGCTTTTCGAACTCGCCGTAAAGATCAAAGAGGAGCTCGGCATCAAGCTGGAGTTCGTCAATCTCGGCGGCGGTATAGGCATCCCCTATCGCCTCGACCAGGAACCGGTGGATCTGGTGCGGGTCTCCGAGGGCATCAAGGGATGGTACGATAAGATGATCGTTCCCGCAGGCCTCGACCCCCTGAAAATCGTTATGGAGTGCGGCAGAGTGGTCACAGGACCTTACGGCTACCTCATCACTAGGGTCCGCCACATTGCGAAGAAATACAAAACCTACGTCGGGCTGGATGCTTCCATGGCAAACCTGATGCGGCCGGCCATCTATGGAGCCTACCACCACATAACCGTTTTGGGAAAAGAAAACGAGCCGCCTGCCATGGTTTGCGATGTTACCGGATCGCTTTGTGAGAATAACGATAAATTCGCCATCGACAGGAACCTGCCCGAGATCGAAGTCGGCGATCTTATTGCCATCCACGACGCAGGAGCGCACGGCTATGCCATGGGCTTCAACTACAACGGAAAACTGCGAAGCGCCGAGGTGCTTATCAAAGATCCCGAAACCGTGGAGCTCATACGACGGGCAGAAACCATGGATGACCTTTTCGCCACCCTGCGTTTTCCCGGTGCACCGGTAAAGATGTAA
- a CDS encoding LL-diaminopimelate aminotransferase, translating into MAHINEHYRKLSAGYLFPEIARRSQAFLKSHPDRKLLKLGIGNTTEPITPSVIEGLHRGVEKLASPATYTGYGDEQGQEELRKALCDFYAARGVKLAIDEFFISDGAKPDSGNIQSIFGLDNIVAVQDPAYPVYVDSNVISGRTGAYDKASGRYEGIYYMPCNSENGFFPEVPDAKVDLIYLCSPNNPTGAVATREQLAAFIDYAIKNKAIIIYDASYAEYISEAALPKSIFEIEGAKKCAIEINSLSKFSGFTGVRLGWSIVPKELTVEGSEAGELNSLWNRRQCTFFNGASNIVQEGALAVFSPKGIEESNKLVAYYMENARIIREGLQSLGLTVFGGDNAPYLWLQTPGGMSSWDFFDKLIEETNVVGTPGSGFGPAGEGYFRLSAFGHRDDIIRAVESIKSNLKL; encoded by the coding sequence ATGGCACACATCAACGAGCATTATCGCAAGCTTTCGGCCGGTTATCTCTTTCCTGAGATTGCACGACGAAGTCAGGCGTTTTTGAAAAGTCACCCCGATCGCAAGCTGTTGAAGCTCGGGATCGGGAACACTACGGAGCCGATCACCCCTTCGGTCATCGAAGGGTTGCATCGGGGGGTAGAAAAGCTTGCCTCCCCGGCGACCTATACGGGTTACGGTGACGAACAGGGCCAGGAAGAATTGCGGAAGGCCTTGTGCGATTTTTATGCCGCCCGGGGGGTGAAGCTGGCAATTGATGAGTTCTTCATCAGCGACGGGGCAAAGCCGGACTCGGGGAATATTCAGTCGATCTTCGGCCTCGACAACATCGTGGCGGTCCAGGACCCGGCCTACCCCGTCTATGTCGACTCCAACGTCATCAGCGGACGGACCGGCGCCTACGATAAGGCTTCGGGGCGCTATGAGGGCATCTACTACATGCCTTGCAACAGTGAAAACGGCTTTTTTCCGGAGGTCCCCGATGCAAAAGTGGATCTCATCTACCTCTGCAGCCCCAACAATCCAACCGGAGCCGTTGCCACCAGAGAGCAGCTCGCAGCCTTTATCGACTATGCAATTAAAAACAAGGCGATCATCATCTACGATGCAAGCTATGCCGAGTACATCTCCGAGGCGGCTCTTCCGAAGTCGATCTTCGAGATCGAGGGAGCAAAGAAATGCGCCATAGAGATCAACAGTCTTTCAAAGTTCTCCGGCTTTACCGGCGTCCGTCTCGGCTGGTCGATCGTGCCGAAGGAGTTGACGGTCGAGGGTAGCGAAGCCGGAGAATTGAACTCGCTTTGGAACCGCAGACAGTGCACCTTCTTTAACGGTGCCAGTAATATCGTCCAGGAAGGGGCCCTTGCCGTTTTCTCCCCCAAGGGGATTGAGGAAAGCAATAAGCTGGTGGCCTACTACATGGAAAACGCCCGAATCATACGGGAAGGACTCCAGTCTCTCGGCCTTACCGTTTTCGGGGGAGACAACGCTCCCTATCTGTGGCTCCAAACCCCGGGAGGCATGAGCAGCTGGGACTTCTTCGATAAGCTTATCGAAGAAACCAATGTTGTCGGAACCCCCGGAAGCGGTTTTGGACCGGCCGGTGAGGGCTATTTCAGGCTGAGCGCCTTTGGCCACCGTGACGATATTATCCGTGCGGTAGAAAGCATCAAGTCGAATTTGAAGCTCTAA
- the dapA gene encoding 4-hydroxy-tetrahydrodipicolinate synthase, which produces MERQFRGVYTALITPFTKKGTIDEEAFEKIIEDQIASGIDGLVPCGTTGESPTLSHIEHDRVIELSIKFANGRVPVIAGTGSNATSEAIRLSRHAEEAGASGLLLVNPYYNKPTQKGLYLHFKAVAEVVNIPCIVYNIKGRSGVNVETQTMSKLMEASSMIAGVKEASGNLDQMKDVIAERNSKRKDFSVLSGDDNMTLQLVEAGGDGVVSVASNLIPKRMVEFVHAALDGDMEKARNEEAALMPFFRAMFLETNPIPVKTAMAMQGWCEEEFRLPMCSLSDDTHRETLKQLLERLEVPRG; this is translated from the coding sequence ATGGAACGACAATTTCGTGGTGTGTATACGGCCCTGATTACCCCTTTTACCAAAAAGGGAACTATCGATGAAGAGGCCTTTGAAAAAATCATAGAAGATCAGATTGCATCCGGCATCGACGGATTGGTGCCCTGTGGAACAACGGGCGAAAGTCCAACCCTCAGCCACATCGAACACGACCGCGTGATAGAGCTTAGCATCAAGTTCGCAAATGGAAGGGTTCCGGTTATTGCGGGAACGGGAAGCAATGCAACAAGTGAAGCGATACGCCTCTCACGCCATGCCGAAGAGGCCGGTGCCTCAGGGCTCCTCCTTGTTAACCCCTACTACAACAAGCCGACCCAGAAGGGGCTCTACCTCCACTTCAAGGCCGTGGCCGAGGTGGTCAATATTCCCTGCATTGTGTACAATATCAAGGGACGCAGCGGTGTCAATGTCGAGACGCAAACCATGTCGAAGCTTATGGAAGCAAGCAGCATGATTGCCGGTGTAAAGGAAGCATCGGGAAATCTCGATCAAATGAAGGATGTCATCGCCGAGAGAAACAGTAAGCGGAAGGATTTCAGCGTCCTTTCCGGGGACGACAATATGACCTTGCAGCTCGTCGAGGCGGGCGGAGACGGCGTAGTTTCGGTGGCAAGCAATCTGATCCCGAAAAGAATGGTGGAATTTGTTCATGCGGCCCTTGACGGCGATATGGAAAAGGCACGCAACGAAGAAGCGGCTCTCATGCCTTTCTTCCGTGCGATGTTTCTTGAAACCAACCCCATCCCCGTCAAAACAGCCATGGCCATGCAGGGTTGGTGCGAGGAGGAGTTTCGACTTCCCATGTGCAGCCTCTCCGACGACACCCATCGAGAGACATTGAAGCAGCTGCTCGAAAGACTCGAAGTTCCCAGAGGGTAA
- a CDS encoding nucleoside-triphosphatase: MSTLPLPLVRVITGPVNGGKSTLLRHHLDRAERLGCSFGGFLTLPLWEKEGSRKSGFLLETLPGRSLVPIAGLTPAPGACRVGRFFLYREGVEAGLSSVLASLALDIVVLDEIGPAELSGDGHRQALDAALDGAKGEVWLSLRSSLLETFLGLCASHGRDIVVEQPLFRSQPRKPRNG, encoded by the coding sequence ATGAGCACGCTTCCTCTGCCGCTGGTACGAGTGATTACCGGACCGGTCAACGGAGGGAAGAGCACCCTGCTGCGGCATCATCTTGATCGTGCCGAGCGTCTGGGATGCAGCTTCGGCGGCTTTCTTACCCTTCCGCTGTGGGAAAAAGAGGGGAGCAGAAAGTCGGGCTTTCTGCTTGAGACACTTCCCGGCAGGAGCCTGGTTCCTATTGCCGGGCTTACACCCGCGCCGGGTGCCTGCCGAGTAGGTCGCTTTTTTCTCTACCGTGAGGGAGTCGAAGCGGGACTTTCTTCTGTGCTTGCGAGCTTAGCCCTCGACATCGTCGTTCTTGACGAAATTGGTCCTGCGGAGCTATCCGGCGATGGGCACAGACAGGCCCTCGATGCCGCACTCGATGGGGCAAAAGGAGAGGTCTGGCTCTCCCTTCGCAGTTCCTTGCTTGAAACCTTTTTGGGTCTGTGTGCTTCCCACGGCCGGGATATCGTGGTGGAACAGCCCCTTTTCCGTTCGCAGCCACGGAAGCCTCGGAATGGGTAG
- a CDS encoding LPP20 family lipoprotein translates to MKKFGIVVAVVLVAASLIGCAGDAEVADAKPADSNLPDYVLNPPTATDAIYGVGYAKQSSLPLAIKVAEANARADIAAQLEATIQAAVISYAQEAGVDDNTQVINFAESITRQITDTTLSGAVTQNRTPMDDGGVWVLMIYSKDSLVNSFEEVSKEFERNEDAAFAEFKADQALQKLDYQLANNPTTSNPVTE, encoded by the coding sequence ATGAAAAAATTTGGTATTGTCGTTGCGGTGGTTCTTGTCGCCGCCTCTCTGATCGGTTGTGCCGGTGACGCCGAAGTAGCCGATGCAAAACCGGCGGATTCGAATCTTCCTGACTATGTGCTCAACCCCCCGACGGCTACCGATGCGATCTATGGTGTTGGTTATGCAAAACAGTCAAGCCTTCCCCTTGCCATTAAAGTTGCCGAAGCCAATGCCAGGGCCGATATAGCTGCTCAGCTTGAAGCAACCATCCAGGCCGCCGTTATTTCCTATGCTCAGGAAGCTGGGGTTGACGACAACACTCAGGTCATCAATTTTGCGGAAAGTATTACCCGTCAGATTACCGATACCACATTAAGCGGTGCTGTTACACAAAACAGAACACCCATGGATGATGGTGGTGTATGGGTTCTCATGATCTATAGCAAAGACAGTCTCGTTAACTCATTCGAAGAGGTATCAAAAGAGTTCGAGCGAAACGAAGATGCGGCTTTTGCAGAGTTCAAGGCCGATCAGGCATTGCAGAAGCTTGACTATCAGCTTGCAAACAATCCCACGACTTCCAATCCTGTTACAGAATAA
- a CDS encoding D-alanyl-D-alanine carboxypeptidase family protein: protein MPFAEMDAGPVPELSCRSAVLIDDETGTLLFVKHGDEVIPPASMTKLVSLHLIYREIEEGRLSIDQEIIVPDFADFRSAPPRSSLMFLQAGQSVRLIDLMRGLALPSGNDAAVLVADLIAGSTPAYVAMMNDEMRRLGFSSIFFEDSSGYSEHNRATALDFARFARFYVDTHPESLKELHSLTSFSYPKTENENGVKAVYGSVTQPNHNSLVGRHPWVDGLKTGYIDESGYNVALTAETRGRRLIAVLMGGPGENSRDGDLYRVIDGTNLLSYGFYRFTVIIPDLPKLPPFSVIGGKERSVEVAVPLPDAQLLFTEELGELHCFFEAEAAVAAPVRKGEELGHLYLTAGDRLLASYPVRAAASVEKAGFFEQIFRALFR, encoded by the coding sequence TTGCCGTTTGCGGAAATGGACGCAGGTCCCGTACCCGAACTCTCCTGCAGGTCCGCAGTACTGATCGATGATGAGACCGGTACCCTTCTCTTTGTGAAGCATGGTGATGAGGTGATTCCTCCCGCTTCAATGACGAAACTGGTTTCCCTCCATCTCATCTATCGAGAGATTGAGGAGGGGCGTCTTTCCATCGATCAAGAGATCATTGTTCCCGATTTTGCCGATTTTCGTTCGGCGCCTCCAAGATCCTCGCTCATGTTTCTTCAAGCGGGGCAGAGCGTCCGGCTGATCGATCTTATGCGGGGCCTTGCCTTGCCAAGTGGAAATGATGCCGCTGTGCTTGTAGCAGATTTGATTGCCGGTTCCACTCCGGCATATGTCGCCATGATGAACGACGAGATGAGACGCCTCGGCTTTTCTTCCATCTTTTTTGAAGACAGCTCCGGTTATAGCGAGCATAATCGTGCCACGGCTCTGGACTTCGCCCGCTTCGCCCGCTTTTATGTGGATACACATCCTGAAAGTTTGAAGGAGCTGCATAGTCTGACAAGCTTCAGCTATCCGAAAACCGAGAACGAGAACGGCGTGAAAGCGGTATATGGCAGCGTCACCCAGCCGAATCATAACAGCCTTGTGGGTCGTCATCCCTGGGTCGACGGCCTTAAGACCGGCTATATCGATGAGTCGGGCTACAATGTTGCTCTGACTGCCGAGACCAGGGGACGACGCCTCATTGCTGTGTTGATGGGTGGTCCCGGAGAGAATAGCCGCGACGGCGACCTCTATCGGGTCATAGACGGCACAAATCTTCTTTCATATGGATTTTATCGTTTTACCGTAATCATCCCCGACTTACCCAAGTTACCTCCCTTCTCCGTTATCGGAGGAAAGGAGCGCTCCGTCGAGGTGGCCGTGCCTCTGCCCGATGCTCAACTGCTTTTCACCGAGGAGCTGGGAGAGCTTCACTGCTTTTTTGAGGCCGAGGCTGCGGTTGCTGCACCCGTGAGAAAGGGAGAAGAACTAGGACATCTCTATCTCACGGCAGGCGATCGGCTTCTCGCTTCTTATCCCGTTCGTGCCGCAGCGTCGGTTGAGAAGGCCGGCTTTTTCGAGCAGATCTTCCGTGCGCTCTTTCGGTGA
- a CDS encoding ferredoxin-thioredoxin reductase catalytic domain-containing protein, which yields MNKERVLRFIDNAAAHNGWKVVADKQLLSDLADGLLANYERFGYMQCPCRDSWGEREKDRDIICPCNYAAADITEFGHCYCALFQSQKFFDSGEEPIGIPERRPDDKFPY from the coding sequence ATGAACAAAGAGAGGGTCCTTCGGTTCATCGATAATGCCGCAGCACATAACGGCTGGAAGGTGGTCGCTGATAAGCAGCTTCTATCGGATCTTGCCGACGGGCTGCTTGCCAATTATGAGCGCTTTGGCTATATGCAGTGTCCATGCAGAGACAGCTGGGGTGAACGCGAGAAGGACAGAGACATCATCTGTCCCTGTAATTATGCGGCCGCGGATATAACGGAATTCGGTCACTGCTATTGCGCACTCTTTCAAAGTCAGAAGTTTTTCGATTCAGGAGAGGAACCTATCGGTATTCCGGAGCGCCGGCCCGATGATAAATTTCCATACTAA
- a CDS encoding glutaredoxin family protein, giving the protein MFDQITFQRVEGKKNKHHITFLGLSTCGFCKRGIAFLNDNGFEYEYIYVDKIDPKTKKAIVEEFRDKFDTRLHYPTIIIDDEHYEMGFVRPAWEKRLEV; this is encoded by the coding sequence GTGTTTGATCAGATTACGTTTCAGAGGGTTGAAGGGAAAAAGAATAAGCACCACATTACCTTTCTCGGGCTTTCGACCTGCGGCTTCTGTAAGCGCGGCATCGCATTTTTGAACGACAACGGTTTCGAATATGAATATATATATGTCGACAAGATCGATCCGAAAACGAAAAAAGCGATTGTCGAAGAGTTCCGCGACAAGTTCGATACCCGACTCCATTACCCTACCATTATCATCGACGACGAACATTATGAGATGGGATTTGTTCGTCCGGCATGGGAAAAACGATTGGAGGTATAA
- a CDS encoding alpha-hydroxy-acid oxidizing protein yields MLHDKKTEAEARRVMEGFCRVCRYCDGRSCAGEVPGMGGTGTGSSFFANVKALEAVRLNMRTIHGVRDPNTACTFLSHSLAFPAMAAPLGGVAFNMSKKSNEASYINAVVTGCRDAGTIAGTGDGEEEIIHHEACRAIAGAGGYGIPFIKPWEGKEIVKKAEEARKAGARQIGIDIDASGLITLKLMGKPVFPRKREELASLIKEIDMPVILKGIMTADEAKAAVDAGACAIVVSNHGGRVLDATPGTAEVLPKIAEVVKGRIPLLVDGGIRSGIDLFKMLALGADFALIGRPVAVAALGGGRAAVRTLMETLQQELYRTMVMTGCASLSEIDRSSLA; encoded by the coding sequence ATGTTACACGACAAGAAAACAGAAGCAGAGGCAAGACGAGTCATGGAGGGATTTTGCAGGGTCTGCCGATACTGTGACGGCAGAAGCTGTGCCGGTGAGGTCCCTGGTATGGGAGGGACAGGAACAGGCTCTTCCTTCTTTGCCAATGTCAAAGCCCTTGAAGCCGTCCGTTTGAACATGCGGACGATCCACGGCGTACGTGATCCCAATACCGCCTGTACCTTCCTCTCCCACTCCCTTGCGTTTCCTGCAATGGCGGCCCCTCTCGGCGGTGTCGCTTTCAACATGAGTAAAAAGAGCAACGAAGCAAGCTATATCAATGCCGTTGTCACGGGATGCAGGGACGCTGGTACAATTGCCGGTACGGGCGACGGGGAGGAGGAGATTATTCACCACGAAGCGTGCCGTGCCATAGCAGGAGCCGGAGGATACGGAATTCCCTTTATCAAGCCCTGGGAGGGGAAAGAGATAGTAAAAAAGGCCGAGGAAGCAAGAAAGGCAGGGGCCCGGCAGATCGGTATCGATATCGATGCTTCGGGGCTGATAACCCTCAAGTTAATGGGTAAGCCGGTCTTTCCCCGCAAAAGGGAAGAGCTTGCCTCACTCATCAAAGAGATAGATATGCCGGTTATTCTTAAAGGGATCATGACCGCAGATGAGGCTAAGGCTGCCGTGGATGCCGGAGCTTGTGCAATCGTGGTATCGAACCACGGCGGGAGGGTCCTTGATGCAACGCCCGGTACGGCAGAGGTGCTGCCGAAGATAGCCGAGGTTGTAAAGGGAAGGATTCCTCTTCTTGTGGACGGAGGGATCAGAAGCGGTATCGATCTCTTCAAAATGCTTGCCCTCGGCGCCGATTTTGCCCTGATCGGAAGGCCCGTTGCAGTCGCGGCGCTGGGAGGCGGCAGAGCGGCTGTCCGGACACTGATGGAAACACTGCAACAGGAACTCTATCGTACCATGGTGATGACCGGTTGCGCTTCGCTTTCCGAAATCGACAGGAGCTCTCTCGCATGA